ACAAATGCATTTCAAACATTTTACCAGTCCATGAGTCTCAATTATTAACTTATATGCGCCTTACCAAATCTCGTGTAGGGCTCCTAATTAACTATCACGTTCCTGTCCTGACAAAGGGAGGAATTAAACGCATGGTCCTCTAAGTAATCTCTCCGTGCCTCTGTGCCCTCCGTGGTAAAAAAGTAACATAAAAAATTTCATAAGTATGTCTAACGCAGCACAGCAATTTATCCTCGTTGGGGAACGAACCAACGTCACCGGTTCGCCACGTTTTCGTAAGCTCATTAAGGAAGACCGCTTTGACGATGCCCTCGAAGTCGCGCGTCAGCAGGTTGAGAGTGGTGCCCATGTCATTGATGTGAACTTCGATGAAGGGTTGCTTGATTCTGAGGCTTGCATGCATCACTTCCTGAATTTGATGGCGGCTGAGCCGGATATCAGTCGCATACCGGTCATGGTTGACTCTTCGAAGTGGAGTGTGATCGAGGCCGGGCTTCGTTGCCTGCAAGGAAAGGGAATCGTCAACTCCATCAGTTTGAAAGAGGGCGTAGAGGTTTTTAAAAAGCATGCACGCTTGATTCAGCGCTATGGCGCTGCCACTGTGGTGATGGCTTTCGATGAGGAAGGTCAGGCTGCGACAAAGGAAGACAAAGTCCGCATTTGCAAACGTGCCTACGATATCCTCGTTAACGAAGTCAATTTTGATCCGCAGGATATTATCTTTGACCCCAATATCCTCACCGTGGCGACCGGGATGGATGAACACAATAACTATGCGGTCGATTTTATTGAAGCGGTAACCGAGATCAAGCGGCTCTGCCCGGGTGCTCGATGCAGTGGTGGCGTCAGTAACATTTCCTTCTCATTCCGTGGTAACAATCCGGTTCGTGAGGCAATGCATAGTGCTTTTCTGTATCATGCCATTCGTGCCGGCCTTGATATGGGAATCGTGAACGCGGGAATGGTTGGTGTTTATGATGACATCGACAAGGAACTCCTTGAGCGCGTTGAAGACGTTTTGCTCAATCGCCGTGATGATGCCACCGAGCGACTCATTACTTTTGCAGAAACCGTAAAAGGCGAGGGCAAGAAGGAAGATGATTCAACCAAGCTGGCCTGGCGTGAGGGATCGGTTGAAGAACGTATCAGCCACGCACTCGTCAAAGGTATCGCCGATTACATTGAAGCCGATACGGAGGAAGCACGTCAAAAACTGAACCGGCCGCTGGAAGTGATTGAAGGGCCGTTGATGGACGGGATGAAAGTCGTCGGTAAGCTTTTCGGTGATGGCAAAATGTTCCTTCCGCAAGTGGTTAAAAGTGCGCGTGTGATGAAGAAAGCTGTCGCCTACCTGACGCCTTTCATGGAGAAGGAGAAAGAAGGGCAGGAGGGTAATGCTCAGGGTGTCTTTGTTATCGCGACGGTTAAAGGTGATGTTCATGACATCGGTAAGAACATCGTTGCTGTGGTTTTGGCCTGTAATAGTTGGAAGGTGGTCGATCTTGGTGTGATGGTTTCCTGTGACCAGATTCTGCAGAAGGCCAAAGAGGAAAATGCTGATATTGTCGGTATGTCAGGATTGATTACACCATCCCTGGATGAAATGATTCATAATGCGCAGGAGATGAAGCGTCAGGGCTTTGATGTTCCGCTTTTACTTGGAGGCGCAACCACGAGTAAGGCGCATACTGCGATTAAGATTGCTCCAGAGTATGATCATCCGGTTGTCCATGTCGCAGATGCTTCTCTGGTTGTTAATGTGTGTGCGGATCTTGGAAGTCCAGAGCGTCGTGACGCTTACATTTCAGAGTTAAACGCAGATCATGAGCGTCAACGTGAACGCTTTGCCCGCAACCAGAACAAGACGAAATTTCTGAGCATTGGTGAAGCCCGCGAAAAGTCTGTCAAAATCGATTGGTCGAACTACGAAGCACCGAAGCCCAGTCGTTATGGTATTGTGCATTGGGATCAAATCGACCTTGGGCGCATCGCGGAATACATTGACTGGTCGCCTTTCTTTTGGACGTGGGAGCTCAAAGGTGTTTTCCCAAAAATCCTTAGCCACGATAAGTACGGTGCGGAGGCAACCAAGTTGTATGATGATGCACGTCGTCTCATTGATGAGATCGTTCGTAACAAGCGTTTCCGCTGTCGTGCGGTGACCGGTATCTGGCCTGCGAATTCCATTGGTGACGATGTTGCGCTTTATGGAATCGATGGGAATGGGGACCAGGAGCTCGCGCGTTTTCACTTCCTGCGTCAGCAAAAGGAGAAGACCGGGAATGATCAGACATATCGCTGCCTGGCTGATTATGTTGCTCCCAAAGACTCGGGCAAGGCAGACATCATGGGGGCTTTCGCCTGCACCTCAGGTGAGGAAGTTGATACCTATGCCAAGACTTTCGAAGATAAGGGTGACGATTATACCGGCATCATGATTAAGGCAATCGGAGATCGTTTTGCAGAAGCTTGCGCGGAGTGGTTGCACAAACAAATCCGTGACGATCTTGGCTTTGGTGCGGAAGAGGGTTTTTCCGGCAAGGCAGGACTCTTGCACAAACCGGGTGAGGTCAATGAGCATGTTGCCTGGATGGTGAAGGAGCAATACCAGGGCATTCGCCCAGCAGCAGGCTATCCGGCATGTCCTGACCACACCGAGAAAGATGGTTTGTGGGAATTGCTCAATGCCGAGTCGCTAACAGGAATTTCTTTAACCGAAAGTCGTGCTATGAATCCACCGGCTTCAGTGAGTGGATTGTATTTTACGCATCCCGAGGCCAAATACTTCAACGTGGGCACAATCGACCGGGATCAGGCCGAAGAGTACGCCAGACGCAAGGGCGTGGAAATTCCCTTTATGGAGAAGTGGCTCCGGCCCAATCTCGAAGGCTGAGTAACGGGTTGAATATTGTCCAATCCGCTGTAGCTTAACGCGAATAATGTTTGTAGACGAAGTCAGTGTGAGCCTCAAGGCGGGCGATGGAGGGAATGGTTGTGTGAGCTTCCGGCGTGAGCGTCATCGGCCCAAAGGAGGACCCGACGGTGGTAATGGTGCCCGTGGTGGCAGTGTCATTCTCGTTTGTGATCAGAATATTGATGATCTGACAGACTATAAATATGTGCCGCACGCCCGGGCTGATAATGGTGAGCCTGGCCGCGGAAATGACCAGAATGGCAAAGCAGGCAAGGACAAGCGGCTTTTGGTGCCACCAGGGCTTGTCGTTATCGACGAGGAAACTGGCGAAGTCGTGACCGAACTGCTTGATTTGGAGACAGAGTATGTCCTGCTCAAAGGTGGAACCGGAGGCAAGGGCAACGCGAGTTTCAAAAGCTCGGTTGATCAGGCTCCGCGCAAATTTACCGCTGGCACCGAGGGTGAAGAGGGCAGCTATAAATTTGTTCTCAAAACCATTGCAGACGCCGGCCTTGTCGGGTTGCCCAATGCTGGCAAGTCGACTTTGACAAATCGCCTGACCAAAGCGCGTCCGAAAATGGGGGCTTATCCTTTTACGACCTTACAGCCAAGCGTTGGAATCCTCGATTATCCGGAAGAACATGCCCGCGCCAGCATTGCGGATATCCCGGGATTGATTGCCGGTGCTCACAAGAACAAGGGGCTGGGGCATCGCTTTCTGCGTCATATCGAGCGTTGCAATCACTTGCTCTTGATCATCGATTTCGCAGGAGTCGATGGACGATCACCCACGGATGACTACAAGACGCTGATTAATGAATTGGGTGAGTATGATCCTGCGTTGTTGGAGAAACCACGGACGGTTCTGGCCAACAAGATCGATTTACCGGCGGCAACGGATAACCTGAATGCTTTCCGCGCGGAATTCCCGGATATCGAAGCGATGCCGATGTCGTGTCAAAACGGGGAAGGTCTGGAGCAATTGAAGCAGCATTTACGTCCACTGGCTAAGCTGCTGAAGTAATAGAGATATAGTCGGTATGATGGCTGATTTGACATATGAGCCATTGCCTAAGTGTCTTCTTTTTCTTCAGCTTGCTCTTTTAGCTGATCTTTCCAGCCGAGGATTCTCGCCTGTGCGCCGAAATGTTCGGCTGTTTTTTTGTCGCCTTTCTCCATCCAGATACGGGACAGGCTGGTATTGATGTGCACATCGTTTGAGCGAATTGCGTGGGCTTTCTCTGCTGCGGCGAGGGCTTCGTCATACTTTTTTTGCGAGAAGTGAACTTCAGTCATGGCGTGCCAGGCTTCAAAGCAATTGGGATCCTGCTCGACCGCCATGCCAAGCTTGCGAAGGGCTTCGTCGTTGTCGCCCATCGTATAATCAAAAGTGGCTTCCTCAACCAGAGCCTGGATGTCATTTACGCTTTCCTTTCGGTAATCCGCCATAGTCCACCCACAGTAGCATGCGGTTTGGGGAAATCACGCAAAAAGCGTTAAACGATTTTGTTGTGCGGCAATGTGCTCGATAGCTCCTCAGGCTGGGCCTTGCGTCGTTTCAACCAATATCGTGTTCCCACGAACAAGCTGAGCAAGATGCCGGAAATGACAGTCGAGGGTTCCGGGACGGCTGGCACGACTTCTCCGCTTGAGAGAATTCTAGCGAAGTAAGTTCCCGGGGTGAATCCGGCTGGATTGATGAAACGAATTGAGTCAACTTGCGCCAGGGTTAAACCGGCTGCACTGCTGCCAAAAATGAGTTGTGTGGTGCCGCCACCATTTTCATCACCATTCCAGTTTGTGACTGTGAGTGTGCCGCTCCATGATTCGCTGATGCTGGCGTCGTAGTCGAGGACAGACGCACTGCCAAGATCGATTGTTGAGCTTGACGAAAGGGTGAGTGTTCCAAGCGACTCGTTGTTACCGTTTGTATCAAAAGTGCCGCCACCCAGAGTCATGTTGGATATGTCGGCGATCTGATTCGCAGCCGATAACAGAAGGGTGCCACCGTTGACGACGACGTCGCCAGCAATTGCATTGGTCCCCGCAGTTTTGCTTAATTCAAGTTCACCCGCAGTTACTGTTGTGGTGCCGGTGTAGGTATTGGCATTAGCCCCGGATAAAGTCAGGTTGCCAGCCCCGGTCTTGGTCAGACTGCCGTTGCTGATGGTTGCTGTGATTTCCAGGTCGCTCGCCGCTGTGCTGTCGGCAACATCAAAGCTGCGTGTCCCGGCACCAAGGTCAAGATTCCCCGCAATGGTCGCCGAAGTGTTGCCTGCCACTGAGCGGGTGACGTTGCCATTGAGGACAATGCTGGCCACACTGGATGCGCCATCAATGGTTTGAACCAGTGCTCCCCCTTCAAGTGCCAATCCACCGATGGTTTCAGCGATGTCATTATCATAAACCGTTGAGTCGATTTGGAATACACCAGAGCTGTTTACGGTAACTGTGGTTGAGTCTCCGATGTTATTTTGCCACTGGGAGCTGAATGTATCTGTTCCAACTCCATCACCGATGGTGATCGCGCCAGTCAGTGGAGTAAGAACAGTAGCAGCATCATTACCCAGATCAGTGACAAGTGTGCCTGCGTTAACGGTTGTGGTGCCACTGTAAGCAGAGAGAACACCGTCTGAATTATTACCAAAGAATAAAGTGGCTGTGCCTTCTCCATTTTTAATCAAGCCACCGGTGCCAGAGAGCTGAGAGTTGAAAAATGTATCGCCGGCGCCATCGATGGTGAGCGTGTTACCGCCGTTGACCAATGTGTTGTCACCTGCATCAGCACCAATCGTGAGTGTGGTGCTGGCAGTTTCCGATGTGATCGTTGCATCATCCGCAAGTGTGATGTTGCCTTCCCAATTGTTGCTGCCGGAAAAGCTGCGCAACGCGCCCTGACTATCATGTCCCGCTCCAGCAAGACTCAGGGTTTCATCCGCTACGGTAATTCCGCCTGAAAGATCCAAAGTTCCGCCATCCGTGACGGTTGTTCCTCCAGAAGTACTTCCTAGTGCGGTGGCATTGGTTATCCGCAGTGTGCCATCTTCCACCGTTAGTGTTCCATCACCACTGGAAGTTTTTTCGATGATCATCGTTCCGTCACCTTGTTTGACAAATGCACTGGAGGCATTGGCCCAGAGAAGAGCGTTACCCGCGCCATTGACGGTGAAAGTTATTCCATCAGATACCTCGATATAGCCCGTGTCGTTCGCTTCTGCTTGAAGGAATCCAGTGAAGGTTTGATTGTTGGTTGAAATACGAAGGGTAGGGGTGCGGCTGATTCCTCCCTGGTCATCTTCAAAACGGATTTCCGGGGCATCGATTGCATTGCTGTTGGTTGATTCCAGGACACCACCACGAATACGAATGCGACTAGTAAACTGGTTATTACCGGAGAGGATGAGGGTATGTTCGCCAAACTTGGTCAGTTGGCCCGCAGCTGTTACTGGATTGATGTCACCGGAAAGCGTCAGCGTGCCACCGTTTTCACCACGGAACTGCATGTTTCCCGTTGTGATGAAATCATTTGAAATTGAGGCTGTCCCCGTATGAAGGATGTCAATATCGCGTGTCCCGCGAAAATCTATCTGGTTCCCGGTAATCGCAAAGTCGCCACTGCCGAGTGAAGCTTCAAAAGTAATCTTTTCAATGATGAAGCCTGCAGCATTGTCATTGTTGGAGCTTGTTCCTGTCCCGAATTCGAGTTCTGTCGTCGTCGCACTGGGCGGAGCAACATCGCCGACCCAGTTCAATCCGGTTGACCAGTCATCCCCAGTCCCGCCGTCATCCCAGACGAACTGGGCGGAAAGAGGGGCGATGCCGACACAGGTAATTCCTGCAAACGCAAACAGGATGTTTCGCGTCTGGACCTGAGACAAAGGATTTACGGCCCAAAACACTATAATATTAGAATTGGATTAATATTCGGTGTTTTTAAGGAGATCTTAACAACGAGCACACTATGAAGTTACTTACAACCGTTGTTTTACATTTCTTTGACGACTTTGTGATTTGAACGTTTGAGCATATGATTGGCAGTGTTTTGGAAGTAGAAGTGAATGCCTACCTGAGTAGAAACACTCAAATCCGTGTATGGATTTGGCCTTGTCGCTTTTGGAGGTAGCAGATATCTATTTCAGCTAATAGCTGATTTCTATGAAACTCCACAAACCTACTCCAGAACAGGCACCTTATGGCCTTCGTGCGTTGAAAATGGTTGCAGAGGCCGCAGGTGAAATTCATCGGTCAGCCCGTAAACTGATCATGGCAGCACAGTCACATTTGATTGGAACGGTGATCGAATTAGACGATTTAAAGCCGATTACTCCGGAGGAGTTAGCGCAGCATATCGACACACCTGAGCTTCGCTTACAACTGATTCATGGGATGGTTGCCATTAGCCTGGTTGATGAGTTTCCCACCGATGCGCAAATGGAGCAGATTCATCGTTTTGCGGCAGCGTTTGAAATTAAGTCTGAGTTGCTCGATACAGTTCAAAAAGCGGTCGATGGACATATGGCTGTCTTTCGAATGTGTTATCTGCGCCGGACGCACTTCAAGGATTTTATAAAAACTCAGGTAAAACACTCTGGGGCCATAGGTACAGCTAAGGCGTTGGCAGGGTTTACTGGATTACGTGAAGATAAGGAGCTTTCAGCCCGTTACGAAGCTTTTAAAGATTTACCCCCAAATACACTTGGGCGAACGCTTTACGATTATTACATCGAAAATGGCTTTGGCTGGCCGGGGCAGAAGCATGGTTTCCCTGAAGCTGGTGTTTCCCATGATGTTTCTCATATCATCAGTGGTTATGGAACGACGCCTGTGGGCGAAACATTGGTTGCAGGATTTGTGGCTGGATATCGTCAGGATCCGAATGCTTTTTTCACGGCCTTGTTCGGAGTCATAATTTTCGGCACAGGCTTTCAACTGCCGCCAGGTTCGATGGCTGGCCACTTCGATCCAATTGGCCGGGAAGGAGTGGCGGCGCGTCTCTTTCGCGCAATTGAGCGTGGCTCACTCATGAACATTGATATTTCTGTCGACTTTCTCGTTTGGCCTTATGTTGAACGTGACTTGGATGATTTACGCAAAGAGTGGAATGTGGTTCCGGAATGATTGGTGATATCTTTTTATAGCATATGATTTCAAAAGCAACAGACGTAAATTATCTCAGGCAAAGGCGCAGAGACGCAAAGAAGAGAAACAAGAAAAATGCTTGGCGTCTTAGCGTCTTGAGCGAAGCGGGCGAGAGGATTACTTGTATATTTGTAGGTGTTTGGAACCTTGAACCTATCTCTTTTAATTGTTCCACGGCATTTTTGCCAGCATCATACCCATTCCACAGGTATCGGTGATTCCTGCAAATGTCAGGCCGGCTCCAATGAAGCCAGGAATGATTAAAAACCATGGGCTGACAAATACCCCGAGCAAAGTTCCAATGAAGACAAGGCTGCCAGCCGCTATGCGAACTTGTCGCTCAATCGACATGACTTCTCCCTGGCCTTTTTCCAATGATAGCCCTTCGGCTTCCCAGGCATTAAGTCCGCCATCGAGCTCATCAGCATCGCTGAAACCTGCTTTTTTCCAGACGTTCAACGATAGTTTGGATCGCTTACCTGATTGGCAGATAAAACACACCTTACGATCCCCTGCTGCAGCTTTCACGGCTTTGGCTTCTTTTTCATTGAAGCGATCCACTGGCCGCAAGTCACTATTGGGCAGATGTTTTGCACGATGCTCAGCAGGAGTACGAACATCGACTAAGTAGATTTGGCTGCTGTTTTCAAGCAGGTGCGAATTTAAAACCGATGGTGCAAGTGAAGCCATGATGCGACATAGTTAATTAATAATTACGTCGTTTTTCAAATGGAAACCTTGCAATGATCAGTCTGTTAATGAATGGAATTAGCATTGCTATGACAAATGAGAGTATCGGTTTCGTTTTTACTGAATGACGTATCGTAGTTTGGGTAGCATACGGTTTTGTGGGATGCTTTCAACTTCGCCTATTTTGATTGCACCTTGGTGTAGATAAAAGCCTTCTGCATCAGGGTCGGAAACGATGACGAAACTGCTGATTTCGAGAAGGCTACACTCTTTTTCAATCTCTCTGAAAGCTTTTGAACCAATCCCTTGTCCAATTGCTTTGGGAAGTAGCCAAAGGTGGTCCAGAATAACTTCTTTTTCCTCTTTAATTGCAAAGAAACCAACTATTTCAGAGTTTCTCCAAATGGTGCGAACCGTATTTTTCTCAATGTATTCTTTTTCTATGTGTAGATCTTTTCTCCAAAGATTGAGCAGTTCCGCAGGATAACCCCAATAGCCTTTTGACTCGATTGCGATATCGCTAAGGAGATCAGCTTCTTTGAGTTGTGCCTTACGGAAATCGATCACCATTTTCCGAAGAGGTTATGATGCTATCCTTACTTCACCTGTCCATCGCCGGTGATGACATATTTGTAACTGCAGAGCTCGTTCAAGCCCATTGGGCCGCGAGCGTGGAGGCGGTCTGTTGATATGCCGATCTCTGCTCCAAGGCCGAACTCGAAACCATCGGTGAAACGGGTCGAAGCATTCCAGTAAACGGTTGCTGAATCCACGCCGGCAAAGAACTGTCTCGCAGTCACTTCATTGGTTGTGATGATTGAATCTGAATGACCACTGCCGTATTTGTTGATGGCATTCATGGCGTCTCTGACGGAATCAACGACTTTGATTGCAATGATGTAATCCAGATATTCTTCGTAGAAGTCATCCTCACTTGCGGGCTCGGTATCGAAGTCTCCAAGGATATCGCCAGCTGTTGAATCCACACGCAGTTCTACATTCTTATCGGCAAGTGCTTTTGCCAGTTTGGGCAGAAGTGTTGTCGCTGCGTCCTTGTGGACAAAAAGATTTTCGATTGTGTTGCAGACGCTGACGCGTTGGGTCTTCGCATTAATGACAACACTTTCAGCCAGCTCGGCATCTGCATCCTTGTCCACGTAAACCGAGCACACGCCAGTGTAATGTTTGATCACAGGAATGCGGCTGTTTTCCGCGACAAAGCGGATGAGGCTCTCACCACCGCGTGGAATAATGCAATGGATGTACTGATCGAGTTTGAGTAACTCGTTCAAAGCCCAGCGGTCCGTTGTTGGAATGATTTGGACAGCATCAGTGGGCAGGCCGGAAAGCTCAAGGGCCTGGGTGATGTACCCCGCGAGTGCCGTGTTGGTATGGAAGGCTTCCTTGCCTCCACGAAGAATTGCGGCATTGCCGCTCTTCAGACAAAGGACGGCACAATCCACGGTTACGTTGGGGCGTGACTCGTAGATGATGCCAACGACGCCGATGGGCACACGAATCTTGTCAATTACAAGCCCGTTTGGACGTGTTTTGCTTTCCAGAACTTCACCTACCGGATCTTCCAGTGCAGCGACCTGCCTGACCCCTTCCGCCATTTTGCTGATGCGTTCCGGGGTAAAGGTTAGCCGCTCGATCATGGGTTTTGCCAGCTCCAGAGCTTCAGCTGCAGCGAGGTCTTTCTTGTTTTCAACAATGAGGGCATTTGCGTGTTCTTCCAGGATATCAGCCAGTGCATGAAGTGCCTGGTTTTTGGCGGCTGTGTCAATCGTCGCCAGGGAAAGCGATGCCTCGCGGGCGCGCTTGGCGATGTCCGTTACCAGTTTGTCCAGATTGTCTTTCTCAGTATCCATAGGGAAAGCGAAGTAAAGAGACAGATATTGTCTGCAATTGCAATACCCGCCAATGTTTAGATCAGAGCGTCTTTCGCCGAGCTTCCACTTCGGCAAGGCTGACGGACGCAAGTCTTTCCGCTGAAAAGGACTCAATGGTAAAGCTCGCCGCTGCAGCCCCCCAGGTCATGGCTTCTTTGATCGATTCGAAGCCGGCATCGGCCCTGGAAGTGATGTAACCGAGGATGGTTCCAGCATAAGTATCCCCAGCGCCGGTGGGATCGATGATGGCTTCAGCTGGGCAAATACCGACTTTATGTTCGCCCTCAGGATGAAACAAATGGCTGCCTTTGTCGCCTTGTTTGATAATGACAGCTGCGATTCCCCAATCGAGCATCATTTGGCCGGCTGCCTTAATGTCTTTTGTTTCGGTCAGCTTTTCCGCTTCCTGATTATTGATCACCAGTAATCCGCATTGAAGTGCTAATTCAAGAAAGGCACTTCGTTTCTCATCTATCCATTTCTCAATCGTATCGAGTAGAAAAAAACGATCTGCAGGGAGTTTATTGATCGCTTTAGCCTGAACATCCGGGTCGAAGTTACAGATCAGGGCAAATGGACAATCTGCTGCCTCTTTGGAGATCGTTGGTTCGAAGTAATCCAGGGCGTTATTCTGAAGGTCATCCGTATCGCGCTCTTCAAAGCCTTCTGTATAACGCCCATGCCAGGTGAAAGTAGGGCGGGCAGGGTCACAATAAACCCCATCCAGATTAATCACTTTTCCAGCAAATGCCTGTTGGTCTTCCTCGGTGAAATCGTAACCCGCCGAGGCAACCAGTCTGACAGGCGCAAAGAGCGATGCTCCAATTGCGCTGAAATATGCCGAGCCACCCAACTGTCGCTTACGCGTTTCGCTGGGTGTCTCGACTGTATCGAAGCCCATCGTGCCAACAATGAGGCATTCCATTGTTTTACGAGGCTCCATCGTCTTGGTGCTTATCTGAAATTTGTGAGCAGCTTAGACGTGTGCTTCGCTACCCATTTCATTTGATAAAGTTTTCCAGCGGTCATCTGAAAGGGCGGCACCGATCACCTGAACCACCTCGGCACCAAGCTTGGATCCAAACTCACCGCACTCAGCCAGTGAGTTCCCGGAGAGCCAGCCGTAAAGAAAACCACCGGCCCAGAGATCGCCCGCACCTGTTGTATCGACGGCTTGTTCGATTACAATTGGTTCCACTTTGTGGATGGTTCCGTTTTCGGCGATGAGTGAGCCTTTGGCACCAATTTTGACGACAGCGATAGAGCAAAGTTCTCCGAGCTTCAGGGCCATGGCTTCGTAATCTTCGCCAAGTCCGGTGAATGCATTGCCTTCCTCTTCATTGGCGAAAACGATGTCGACATACTTTTTGAGCAAACCTTCAAGGATATCCTTGGTCGCTCCCACGACTTCAAAAGAGGCCAGATCCAGGCTGATTGTGCAGCCGGCTTCTTTGGCTGAGTCGAGAACCTTATACATCAAGTCGCGGTTGAAGAGAATATAACCCTCAATGTGTGCATGTTTGCACTCAGCAAAATCGGCTGCACTGACTTCATCCGGAGCCAGCGTCATGGCAGCACCAAGATTGGTTCGCATGGTGCGTTCCGAATCCGGCGTAATCAAAGACAGGCAGCGTCCATTCTCAACTGTGCCTATTTTAAAACGCGAGCCATCACCACCCAGGGCGACAAAGCGGTCGCGATAAAACTCACCGCCGACGTCATTGCCGATTTTGCCAAGGAAAGTCGTTGGCAAGCCAAGCCTCGCTACAGCAACTGCGGTGTTACCAGCCGAACCGCCTGGTGCCTCAGCCATATTATCAAGTCTGGCCATCATTGCTGCCAACTGTTCGCCATTGACCAGCTCCATTCCGCCTTTGGCACCTTCAATTGATTGCACGAAAGCTTCGTCGACTTGTGCGAGTGAATCCACAATCGGAGAGCCAACTCCGATCAGTTTATATTTCTTCTCTGCCATAGATTTATTGGTAAAAGCTGAATACGCTTAGTTCGTTATTGTGTGACCCCAAAGCTGGTTACGAGGATTGGTTCATCATCCACTTCGACAACAGCACCGTAGTCGCCTGCCTTTTCGAATTTCAGGTTCTTGATTTCGTTAATCAGATGGATGCGATGAAGTGGGCTTTTTGACTCAAAAGGACGTTCAATATGCATGACCGGCTCTTCACC
The Rubellicoccus peritrichatus DNA segment above includes these coding regions:
- a CDS encoding GNAT family N-acetyltransferase, yielding MVIDFRKAQLKEADLLSDIAIESKGYWGYPAELLNLWRKDLHIEKEYIEKNTVRTIWRNSEIVGFFAIKEEKEVILDHLWLLPKAIGQGIGSKAFREIEKECSLLEISSFVIVSDPDAEGFYLHQGAIKIGEVESIPQNRMLPKLRYVIQ
- the cgtA gene encoding Obg family GTPase CgtA is translated as MFVDEVSVSLKAGDGGNGCVSFRRERHRPKGGPDGGNGARGGSVILVCDQNIDDLTDYKYVPHARADNGEPGRGNDQNGKAGKDKRLLVPPGLVVIDEETGEVVTELLDLETEYVLLKGGTGGKGNASFKSSVDQAPRKFTAGTEGEEGSYKFVLKTIADAGLVGLPNAGKSTLTNRLTKARPKMGAYPFTTLQPSVGILDYPEEHARASIADIPGLIAGAHKNKGLGHRFLRHIERCNHLLLIIDFAGVDGRSPTDDYKTLINELGEYDPALLEKPRTVLANKIDLPAATDNLNAFRAEFPDIEAMPMSCQNGEGLEQLKQHLRPLAKLLK
- a CDS encoding tetratricopeptide repeat protein; protein product: MADYRKESVNDIQALVEEATFDYTMGDNDEALRKLGMAVEQDPNCFEAWHAMTEVHFSQKKYDEALAAAEKAHAIRSNDVHINTSLSRIWMEKGDKKTAEHFGAQARILGWKDQLKEQAEEKEDT
- a CDS encoding adenosine kinase gives rise to the protein MAEKKYKLIGVGSPIVDSLAQVDEAFVQSIEGAKGGMELVNGEQLAAMMARLDNMAEAPGGSAGNTAVAVARLGLPTTFLGKIGNDVGGEFYRDRFVALGGDGSRFKIGTVENGRCLSLITPDSERTMRTNLGAAMTLAPDEVSAADFAECKHAHIEGYILFNRDLMYKVLDSAKEAGCTISLDLASFEVVGATKDILEGLLKKYVDIVFANEEEGNAFTGLGEDYEAMALKLGELCSIAVVKIGAKGSLIAENGTIHKVEPIVIEQAVDTTGAGDLWAGGFLYGWLSGNSLAECGEFGSKLGAEVVQVIGAALSDDRWKTLSNEMGSEAHV
- a CDS encoding glutamate-5-semialdehyde dehydrogenase — protein: MDTEKDNLDKLVTDIAKRAREASLSLATIDTAAKNQALHALADILEEHANALIVENKKDLAAAEALELAKPMIERLTFTPERISKMAEGVRQVAALEDPVGEVLESKTRPNGLVIDKIRVPIGVVGIIYESRPNVTVDCAVLCLKSGNAAILRGGKEAFHTNTALAGYITQALELSGLPTDAVQIIPTTDRWALNELLKLDQYIHCIIPRGGESLIRFVAENSRIPVIKHYTGVCSVYVDKDADAELAESVVINAKTQRVSVCNTIENLFVHKDAATTLLPKLAKALADKNVELRVDSTAGDILGDFDTEPASEDDFYEEYLDYIIAIKVVDSVRDAMNAINKYGSGHSDSIITTNEVTARQFFAGVDSATVYWNASTRFTDGFEFGLGAEIGISTDRLHARGPMGLNELCSYKYVITGDGQVK
- a CDS encoding beta strand repeat-containing protein, giving the protein MFWAVNPLSQVQTRNILFAFAGITCVGIAPLSAQFVWDDGGTGDDWSTGLNWVGDVAPPSATTTELEFGTGTSSNNDNAAGFIIEKITFEASLGSGDFAITGNQIDFRGTRDIDILHTGTASISNDFITTGNMQFRGENGGTLTLSGDINPVTAAGQLTKFGEHTLILSGNNQFTSRIRIRGGVLESTNSNAIDAPEIRFEDDQGGISRTPTLRISTNNQTFTGFLQAEANDTGYIEVSDGITFTVNGAGNALLWANASSAFVKQGDGTMIIEKTSSGDGTLTVEDGTLRITNATALGSTSGGTTVTDGGTLDLSGGITVADETLSLAGAGHDSQGALRSFSGSNNWEGNITLADDATITSETASTTLTIGADAGDNTLVNGGNTLTIDGAGDTFFNSQLSGTGGLIKNGEGTATLFFGNNSDGVLSAYSGTTTVNAGTLVTDLGNDAATVLTPLTGAITIGDGVGTDTFSSQWQNNIGDSTTVTVNSSGVFQIDSTVYDNDIAETIGGLALEGGALVQTIDGASSVASIVLNGNVTRSVAGNTSATIAGNLDLGAGTRSFDVADSTAASDLEITATISNGSLTKTGAGNLTLSGANANTYTGTTTVTAGELELSKTAGTNAIAGDVVVNGGTLLLSAANQIADISNMTLGGGTFDTNGNNESLGTLTLSSSSTIDLGSASVLDYDASISESWSGTLTVTNWNGDENGGGTTQLIFGSSAAGLTLAQVDSIRFINPAGFTPGTYFARILSSGEVVPAVPEPSTVISGILLSLFVGTRYWLKRRKAQPEELSSTLPHNKIV
- a CDS encoding rhodanese-like domain-containing protein, whose protein sequence is MASLAPSVLNSHLLENSSQIYLVDVRTPAEHRAKHLPNSDLRPVDRFNEKEAKAVKAAAGDRKVCFICQSGKRSKLSLNVWKKAGFSDADELDGGLNAWEAEGLSLEKGQGEVMSIERQVRIAAGSLVFIGTLLGVFVSPWFLIIPGFIGAGLTFAGITDTCGMGMMLAKMPWNN
- a CDS encoding PfkB family carbohydrate kinase, with amino-acid sequence MEPRKTMECLIVGTMGFDTVETPSETRKRQLGGSAYFSAIGASLFAPVRLVASAGYDFTEEDQQAFAGKVINLDGVYCDPARPTFTWHGRYTEGFEERDTDDLQNNALDYFEPTISKEAADCPFALICNFDPDVQAKAINKLPADRFFLLDTIEKWIDEKRSAFLELALQCGLLVINNQEAEKLTETKDIKAAGQMMLDWGIAAVIIKQGDKGSHLFHPEGEHKVGICPAEAIIDPTGAGDTYAGTILGYITSRADAGFESIKEAMTWGAAAASFTIESFSAERLASVSLAEVEARRKTL